The Saprospiraceae bacterium genome includes a window with the following:
- a CDS encoding arsenate reductase, translating into MSQKKIYHLSTCDTCRKILSQLNLDNVELINLREQNISKEDLDFMKKQTKSYEALFNKRAQKLKEMPDSKKPVKDLDYKKLILKEYTFLKRPAAIIDGKVIAGNDKNTVEAFIKAFGKAL; encoded by the coding sequence ATGAGTCAAAAAAAGATTTATCACCTTTCAACATGCGATACCTGCAGGAAAATATTGTCTCAACTGAACCTGGACAATGTGGAACTTATCAACCTCAGGGAGCAAAATATTTCAAAGGAAGATCTGGATTTTATGAAAAAACAGACAAAGAGTTATGAGGCTCTTTTCAACAAACGGGCTCAAAAACTGAAAGAAATGCCTGACTCTAAAAAACCAGTCAAAGATTTGGATTATAAAAAACTGATTTTGAAAGAATACACGTTTTTGAAAAGACCGGCTGCGATCATTGATGGCAAAGTGATAGCAGGAAATGATAAAAATACTGTTGAAGCTTTCATCAAAGCCTTCGGAAAAGCCCTTTAA
- a CDS encoding ABC transporter ATPase, which translates to MLVPIHQLDDQSKIWIYQSTTMLSDDQSTALRKELLSFLEEWTSHNVQLHTSGDIFYNRFIVMMVDERYNATGGCSIDKSIHFIEYLEQKYGISLLDRMHFSYIPDPDTFEVYSASLHDLDNLFNSGKIKADTIVFNNLVKSKAEFESRWQIPLNQSWHIRFLKSSVV; encoded by the coding sequence ATGTTAGTTCCTATTCATCAGCTGGATGACCAATCAAAAATTTGGATTTATCAATCCACAACAATGCTTTCTGACGATCAGTCAACCGCGTTAAGAAAAGAATTGCTAAGTTTTCTGGAAGAGTGGACGTCACATAATGTACAGCTTCATACTTCGGGAGATATATTTTACAACAGGTTTATAGTCATGATGGTTGATGAAAGATACAATGCTACAGGTGGTTGTTCTATAGACAAGTCTATTCATTTTATTGAATATCTGGAGCAAAAGTATGGCATTTCATTATTGGACAGGATGCATTTTTCATATATACCAGATCCGGACACCTTTGAAGTTTACTCAGCTTCTTTACACGATCTGGATAATTTGTTCAATTCGGGCAAAATTAAAGCAGATACCATAGTATTCAATAACCTTGTTAAATCCAAAGCCGAATTTGAATCGAGGTGGCAAATACCCTTAAACCAAAGTTGGCATATAAGATTCCTGAAATCATCTGTAGTCTGA
- a CDS encoding sporulation protein, producing MFGKVKKILGIEGVKLELIIPEKVNKETGIVTGIMKFTSLSDDNKIESIHLKMVEKYTRGRGNSKLINEYVMGELVMRENIRISKNDIVEIPFQLDFTYAKSEMDKLQDNNFITSGLVKLAKKLRGVHSEFSLRAEASIKGTTLNPFDIKPVQLV from the coding sequence ATGTTTGGAAAAGTTAAAAAAATTTTGGGTATCGAAGGTGTCAAACTCGAACTCATCATACCAGAGAAAGTAAATAAAGAAACAGGCATCGTCACTGGCATAATGAAATTTACTTCTTTGAGTGACGATAATAAAATTGAAAGCATCCATTTGAAAATGGTAGAAAAATATACTCGTGGTCGGGGGAATAGCAAACTCATCAACGAATATGTCATGGGAGAATTGGTAATGAGAGAAAACATAAGAATTTCAAAAAATGACATTGTGGAAATACCATTTCAGTTAGATTTTACATATGCTAAATCAGAGATGGACAAACTGCAGGACAATAATTTCATCACATCAGGACTGGTAAAACTTGCCAAAAAACTGCGAGGAGTGCATTCAGAATTTTCCTTAAGGGCTGAAGCATCGATAAAAGGTACAACTCTGAACCCATTTGATATAAAACCTGTGCAGCTTGTATGA
- a CDS encoding acyl transferase — MSNIEYQQFILELFRFQHKYNPIYEQFCTNIGFFNVKNATPDTIPNLPISAFKYHEVKTGLYDAQQVFTSSGTTSAQPSCHHVRDIRHYLSNTEKIWNIHFNQVENYCFLALLPGYLERTGSSLISMTEYLISKSKYPQSGFYLREFDRLYTSLLHCKTNNIPTVLIGVSHALIDFAGAHRMHFNDLIIIETGGMKGTRKEITKEALHSIITQQFGTENVYSEYGMTELLSQAYTFQNTKFRPNPYLNLTIKQLNDPLVDEKLGKPGIICIRDLANIDSCAFIETEDMGIKYADGSFEITGRIDAAEWRGCNLLLQELGID, encoded by the coding sequence ATGTCCAACATTGAATATCAACAATTTATCTTAGAACTTTTCAGATTCCAACACAAATATAATCCTATTTATGAGCAATTCTGTACAAATATAGGATTTTTTAATGTAAAAAATGCAACTCCTGATACTATTCCCAATCTGCCTATTTCCGCTTTCAAATATCATGAAGTGAAAACAGGCTTATATGATGCTCAACAGGTTTTTACCAGTAGCGGAACCACATCTGCACAACCTTCATGCCACCATGTCAGAGATATCCGCCACTACCTGTCCAACACTGAAAAAATATGGAACATCCATTTTAATCAAGTGGAAAATTATTGCTTTCTGGCCCTTTTACCAGGCTACTTAGAACGAACAGGCTCATCTTTAATCAGTATGACAGAATACTTGATTAGCAAATCAAAATACCCTCAAAGTGGATTTTACCTCAGAGAATTTGACAGACTTTACACGTCACTGCTTCATTGCAAAACCAATAATATACCCACAGTCCTGATAGGTGTATCACATGCCCTGATTGATTTTGCAGGTGCTCATCGTATGCATTTTAATGATTTAATCATCATCGAAACCGGAGGCATGAAAGGAACTCGCAAAGAGATCACCAAAGAAGCATTACATTCTATCATTACGCAACAATTCGGAACAGAAAATGTGTATTCTGAATATGGAATGACAGAATTGCTGTCACAGGCTTATACTTTTCAAAATACAAAATTCAGACCGAATCCTTACCTGAATCTGACCATAAAACAACTAAACGATCCATTAGTGGATGAAAAATTAGGTAAACCAGGTATTATTTGTATTCGGGATTTGGCAAATATTGATAGTTGCGCTTTCATTGAGACTGAAGATATGGGAATAAAATATGCCGATGGAAGTTTTGAAATTACAGGTAGGATAGATGCCGCTGAATGGAGAGGCTGCAATCTGCTGCTACAAGAACTTGGAATAGATTGA